One Hevea brasiliensis isolate MT/VB/25A 57/8 chromosome 5, ASM3005281v1, whole genome shotgun sequence genomic region harbors:
- the LOC131180038 gene encoding vegetative cell wall protein gp1-like yields MGTPSSLPANPNPSPSPPLPQSPPPQTPPLPQSPPPQSPPPPPSQIPPLIPPTPLSPQSEPQHETPIPDSHSPKPAPEPVPTQTKTQGKTKKAASKPKKTPVGKRKRVPSVPFDLNSPPQPSSEPVSKRTRSSSQTPAPVTQTPITQSPLHSPAPASSADTIEEVISPLPWAFRDMDMKKAYEKLLSKTILANKYMDEQILKELGIYDSVFAYLDVVSWTDFAKIREPVYKDLTLEFLSSLRLSFKPTDLGYKSIEWQQTVYDPVQFWKDIAPFGVSGESYIDSTMLLHMDVCEKIGHTYTLLQQHPDTPGTADPTTFAPAEPQPTSTPQFYWTFYPS; encoded by the exons ATGGGTACTCCATCTTCATTGCccgcaaaccctaaccccagccccAGTCCACCACTACCCCAATCACCGCCACCACAAACGCCGCCATTACCACAATCACCACCACCCCAGTCACCGCCACCACCCCCAAGCCAAATACCACCTCTCATTCCGCCGACTCCCCTCTCGCCGCAATCTGAGCCACAACATGAAACGCCAATTCCCGATTCCCATTCCCCAAAACCAGCGCCTGAACCTGTGCCTACTCAAACGAAAACCCAAGGCAAAACAAAAAAGGCTGCAAGTAAACCTAAGAAAACCCCTGTCGGAAAACGGAAACGAGTACCCTCTGTTCCTTTCGACCTGAATTCACCACCTCAGCCGTCCTCTGAACCAGTTAGCAAAAGGACCAGGTCTTCCTCACAAACTCCAGCACCAGTGACCCAAACACCGATAACTCAGTCTCCCTTACACTCTCCAGCACCTGCGTCATCTGCAGATACTATAgaggaggtaatttctccattaccttgggcttttagggATATGGATATGAAAAAGGCATATGAGAAATTACTTTCTAAAACTATTTTGGCAAAcaagtatatggatgagcagattttgaaagaattaggcatttatgaTTCTGTCTTTGCCTATTTGGATGTTGTTAGCTGGACTGATTTTGCTAaaattagggaaccagtgtacaaggatCTAACCCTCGAATTTTTGAGTTCCCTAAGGTTGAGTTTCAAACCAACA gattTGGGGTATAAAAGCATTGAGTGGCAGCAAACTGTTTATGACCCTGTTCAATTCTGGAAGGACATTGCACCTTTTGGGG TTTCTGGGGAATCATATATAGATAGCACAATGTTGCTGcatatggatgtttgtgagaaaatAGGCCATACCTATACTTTGTTACAGCAGCATCCTGATACCCCAGGTACTGCAGACCCCACCACTTTTGCACCAGCAGAACCACAACCAACCTCTACCCCACAGTTTTATTGGACATTTTATCCATCTTAA